The Deltaproteobacteria bacterium genomic interval CTGCTTTTTACAAAAGATCGACATGGCAACTTCCTTCCCTCCGATGGTTACCCAGAGCTTTCTCTAGCAACAGGCACAGTTCACGACCTTCCAAGCTTTTGGAGCTATTGGGATCAAAAGGACATAGATATCCGCCAGACATTAAAGCTATATCCAAGAGCGGACTGGATTGGTCAAATGCGCCATGAGCGTTACTTGGATAAGCTAAAACTCATCGAAAGACTAATGCAGGAGGATTTGCTGCCAAGAGATACCGATGCGAGACGCTTAGCAGAGGCACCGTTAAGCGACGAAGTTTTTGTTGCTGCACAACGCTTCATCGAAAAAAGCTCAAGCCTTCTAATGGCAATTCCCTTGGAAGACCTATTTAAGCAACTTGAACTAGTAAACCTTCCTGGTGTAATTGATACCTACCCTTGCTGGAAATCTAAACTCCCAGCAAATA includes:
- a CDS encoding 4-alpha-glucanotransferase — translated: LLFTKDRHGNFLPSDGYPELSLATGTVHDLPSFWSYWDQKDIDIRQTLKLYPRADWIGQMRHERYLDKLKLIERLMQEDLLPRDTDARRLAEAPLSDEVFVAAQRFIEKSSSLLMAIPLEDLFKQLELVNLPGVIDTYPCWKSKLPANIENIRQLELFEVLFRKKTNSPNA